In Gloeocapsa sp. DLM2.Bin57, the following are encoded in one genomic region:
- a CDS encoding ATP-binding cassette domain-containing protein yields the protein MSTPNLSKSEPLIELKGASKSFGDNLILDEVDLTIYPRDALVLLGPSGTGKSTILRLIAGLIPLDKGTIYFKGRERQGLIEDHIEKSTAISLVFQQSALFDSLTVGQNVGFVLYEHSQLSHSQIEELVEEKLQMVGLPKTSHLYPSELSGGMRKRVSFARAIMNNPENPRDNPEIILYDEPTAGLDPIASTVIEDLVVDLYKQEICSSYVMVTHQSSTIRRTSGTIIFLYQGKIQWQGTYAEYESTNNELVRQFFDASITGPIKVN from the coding sequence ATGAGTACACCCAACCTGAGTAAATCAGAACCTCTGATAGAATTAAAGGGAGCTTCTAAATCCTTTGGTGATAACTTGATTCTCGATGAAGTAGATTTAACTATTTACCCTAGAGACGCTTTAGTGCTTCTTGGACCTTCTGGTACAGGTAAATCAACGATTCTACGACTCATCGCGGGATTAATACCCTTAGATAAAGGTACAATTTATTTCAAAGGTCGAGAAAGACAAGGATTGATTGAAGATCACATCGAAAAATCTACCGCTATTAGTTTAGTTTTTCAACAATCAGCTCTCTTTGATTCCTTAACAGTAGGACAAAATGTAGGTTTTGTACTCTATGAACATTCCCAATTATCTCACAGCCAAATTGAGGAATTAGTAGAGGAAAAATTACAAATGGTTGGGTTACCAAAAACTAGTCATCTTTACCCGTCAGAATTATCTGGGGGAATGCGTAAACGAGTCAGTTTCGCGCGTGCGATTATGAATAATCCCGAAAATCCCCGAGATAACCCCGAAATTATCCTCTATGATGAACCTACAGCAGGTTTAGATCCTATTGCTTCTACGGTTATCGAAGATTTAGTAGTGGATTTATATAAACAAGAAATCTGCAGTAGTTATGTTATGGTAACTCATCAAAGTAGTACTATTCGCCGTACATCGGGAACGATTATTTTTTTATATCAAGGTAAAATTCAATGGCAAGGTACTTACGCAGAATATGAAAGCACGAATAATGAATTAGTGCGCCAATTTTTTGACGCCAGTATCACCGGACCTATTAAAGTAAATTAG
- the bchI gene encoding magnesium chelatase ATPase subunit I, with amino-acid sequence MTVTLAAPKQTRRLVFPFTAIVGQEEMKLALLLNVIDPKIGGVMIMGDRGTGKSTTIRALADLLPEIEVVAGDPFNSHPVDPELMSDEVRDKVTQSIPLDIAQKKVSMIDLPLGATEDRVCGTIDIEKALSEGVKAFEPGLLAKANRGILYVDEVNLLDDHLVDVLLDSAASGWNTVEREGISIRHPARFVLVGSGNPEEGELRPQLLDRFGMHAEIRTVKEPNLRVQIVEQRAAFDQQPQEFSEKYQQEQNNLQEKIVQAQQLLPKVDLDYELKVKISEVCAELDVDGLRGDIVTNRAAKALAAFEGRTEVTVDDIRRVITLCLRHRLRKDPLESIDSGYKVQKIFAQVFGLEIEN; translated from the coding sequence ATGACAGTTACTCTAGCAGCACCTAAGCAAACCCGTCGCCTCGTTTTTCCCTTCACCGCTATAGTGGGACAAGAAGAAATGAAACTAGCACTGCTGCTAAACGTCATCGACCCCAAAATAGGTGGAGTGATGATCATGGGCGATCGCGGTACAGGTAAATCTACCACAATACGCGCCCTAGCTGACCTACTCCCAGAGATAGAAGTAGTCGCGGGAGACCCCTTTAACTCCCATCCCGTTGACCCAGAATTGATGAGTGATGAAGTTAGAGACAAGGTAACCCAAAGCATCCCCCTAGATATCGCCCAGAAAAAAGTCTCGATGATTGACTTACCCCTAGGCGCTACCGAAGATAGAGTCTGTGGTACAATAGATATTGAAAAAGCACTTTCAGAAGGTGTCAAAGCCTTTGAGCCAGGATTACTAGCTAAAGCTAATCGAGGCATACTCTACGTAGATGAAGTTAACCTTCTTGATGACCACCTCGTAGATGTTTTACTAGACTCAGCAGCTAGCGGGTGGAATACCGTAGAAAGAGAGGGAATCTCCATCCGTCACCCCGCGCGTTTTGTTTTAGTTGGATCAGGTAACCCCGAAGAAGGAGAATTAAGACCCCAATTATTAGATCGCTTCGGAATGCACGCCGAAATACGTACAGTAAAAGAACCAAATCTACGGGTACAAATAGTCGAACAAAGAGCAGCTTTTGACCAACAACCCCAAGAATTTAGCGAAAAATATCAACAAGAACAAAATAATCTCCAAGAAAAAATAGTTCAAGCCCAACAACTTTTACCTAAAGTTGATCTAGACTATGAATTAAAAGTGAAAATCTCCGAGGTTTGCGCTGAATTAGACGTAGATGGACTCAGGGGTGATATCGTTACCAATCGCGCAGCTAAAGCTTTAGCTGCCTTTGAAGGACGTACCGAAGTCACCGTAGATGATATTCGTCGCGTCATTACCCTGTGTTTACGTCACAGACTGCGTAAAGATCCTCTAGAATCTATTGATTCTGGTTATAAAGTGCAAAAGATTTTTGCTCAAGTTTTTGGTCTAGAAATAGAGAACTAA
- a CDS encoding ABC transporter permease: MPNHSQNINSFQEQVTVIKPPSNSLRFNFAEVYQYRHLIWNLVRRDIKVQFNQMYLGIFWATVRPLLMMSIFALFKTFSGANLHVPIPYSVYVYSGLILWFYFVEATTLTARSLEKNASLITKVYFPRIITMIVPGIASLYGFSVAILPLVVMMFWQGVYPNWRLILLPMIVFQCMALVLAVGLIFGSLSLDSKDFDRLLNQILYLGLYVSPVIFAPGLIPEAGRPVYFLNPMAGILLAFRSTLFADFPFPVWQWLYSVLATILFLISGLLIYHKVQAFIADKL, translated from the coding sequence TTGCCTAATCATTCTCAAAACATCAACAGTTTTCAGGAACAGGTAACCGTTATTAAACCCCCTTCTAACTCCTTACGGTTCAATTTTGCAGAGGTTTATCAGTATCGTCATTTAATCTGGAATTTAGTACGCCGAGATATCAAGGTACAGTTTAATCAGATGTATCTAGGGATTTTTTGGGCTACAGTTAGACCATTACTGATGATGTCCATTTTTGCTCTGTTTAAAACCTTTTCTGGTGCTAATTTACACGTTCCTATTCCCTATTCTGTCTATGTCTATAGTGGGTTAATCCTCTGGTTTTATTTCGTCGAAGCGACTACCCTGACAGCGAGAAGTTTAGAAAAAAACGCTAGTTTAATCACTAAGGTTTATTTTCCTCGCATTATCACTATGATTGTTCCAGGTATAGCTAGTTTATACGGTTTTTCGGTAGCCATACTTCCTCTGGTAGTCATGATGTTTTGGCAAGGGGTTTACCCTAATTGGCGCTTAATCCTACTACCTATGATTGTATTTCAGTGTATGGCTTTAGTTTTAGCTGTTGGGTTAATTTTTGGTTCGCTTTCTTTAGATAGTAAAGATTTCGATCGCCTTTTAAATCAAATTTTATATCTAGGTTTATACGTTTCTCCTGTTATTTTTGCTCCTGGTTTGATTCCTGAAGCGGGAAGACCTGTTTATTTTCTTAATCCTATGGCGGGAATTTTACTCGCTTTTCGTTCTACACTATTCGCTGATTTTCCTTTTCCTGTTTGGCAATGGTTATATTCAGTATTAGCAACAATTTTGTTTTTAATTAGTGGTTTGCTAATTTATCATAAAGTACAAGCTTTTATAGCAGATAAGCTATGA
- a CDS encoding MCE family protein → MRSRLTREGSVGLLILCGFLTIGGIIFWLKGAQFGRTSYQIKVDFPQASGLMVGSAVLFRGVQVGRVVAITPQTNGIEAVLEISPVDLRMPPDLMIEPGRFGLIGEALVEINPTTLLTQDVGTMTAISPDCDSSVIVCDQDSFQGIAVPQLLTTLGRVAELYADPEFYESLIAATNGIERATNEISSLSQDVSRLVAQIEGELDQFSADSTKLINSLATTSDDISNLSREITTVGQNVNDLIATNSDTIASTIASINQSSDELTLLLQEIRPTIARIDTAIADTDLTQLINNVEVLSANLKEFSTQLNSESNLLVIQQTLDSARATFANAEKITADLDQLTGDPQFRNNVRRLVDGLSQLVSSTQQLERRVQTAQVLNAVSQSTESLPQPVLLKPAK, encoded by the coding sequence ATGCGATCGCGCTTAACCAGAGAAGGCTCTGTTGGCTTATTAATTTTATGCGGATTCTTGACTATAGGGGGTATTATCTTTTGGTTAAAAGGCGCTCAATTTGGACGTACTAGCTATCAAATTAAGGTAGATTTCCCCCAAGCGTCAGGATTAATGGTCGGTAGTGCAGTATTATTTAGAGGAGTACAAGTAGGTAGGGTTGTCGCTATTACTCCTCAAACCAATGGTATCGAAGCTGTATTAGAAATATCCCCAGTTGATTTACGTATGCCACCTGATTTGATGATTGAACCTGGACGTTTTGGCTTAATCGGAGAAGCTTTAGTAGAAATTAACCCTACTACTCTCTTAACTCAAGATGTTGGTACTATGACCGCTATTAGTCCTGATTGTGACTCTAGTGTTATAGTTTGTGACCAAGATAGTTTTCAAGGTATAGCTGTACCACAATTACTAACTACTCTAGGAAGAGTCGCTGAACTCTATGCTGATCCTGAATTTTACGAAAGTCTTATAGCCGCTACTAATGGAATTGAAAGAGCTACGAATGAAATCAGCTCTCTCAGTCAAGATGTCTCACGCTTAGTAGCTCAAATTGAAGGAGAATTAGACCAATTTAGTGCTGATAGTACAAAACTTATCAATAGTCTAGCTACAACTTCTGATGATATCAGTAACTTAAGTAGAGAAATAACTACCGTAGGACAAAATGTTAATGATTTAATTGCGACTAATAGCGATACCATCGCTAGTACAATCGCGAGTATTAATCAAAGTAGCGATGAATTGACCCTATTATTACAAGAAATCCGCCCCACTATTGCTAGAATAGATACAGCGATCGCTGATACTGATTTAACTCAACTAATCAATAATGTTGAAGTACTCAGCGCTAATTTAAAAGAATTTTCTACACAACTTAACAGCGAAAGTAACTTATTAGTCATTCAACAAACCCTAGATTCAGCCAGAGCAACTTTTGCTAACGCTGAGAAAATTACCGCAGATTTAGATCAGTTAACAGGAGATCCTCAATTTCGTAATAACGTGAGAAGACTAGTTGATGGTTTGAGTCAGTTAGTTTCTTCTACCCAACAGTTAGAAAGAAGAGTACAAACAGCCCAAGTTTTAAACGCGGTAAGTCAATCAACAGAATCCCTCCCTCAACCAGTTTTGCTCAAACCTGCTAAATAA